A genomic stretch from Chiloscyllium punctatum isolate Juve2018m chromosome 40, sChiPun1.3, whole genome shotgun sequence includes:
- the ubfd1 gene encoding ubiquitin domain-containing protein UBFD1 isoform X2, giving the protein METEICKDITIQKEKPSCGTAGDGDAQTLLTEQMENENTLPQTSVSNGGESSAEKEMVDLKIIWNKNKYDLRVPLDSTGASLKEKIHTLTGLTPAMQKVMHKGLLQEDKTLREIKVTNGAKIMVIGSTINDVLAVNTPKEVVQQEAKAEEPKKEPLCRQKQHRKVLDKGKPEDVMPSIKGVKERLPSVPLSGMYNKSSGKVRLTFKLEQDQLWIGTKERTEKIPMGSIKNVITEPIEGHEDYHMMAFQLGPTEASYYWVYWVPTQYVDAIKDTVLGKWQYF; this is encoded by the exons ATGGAAACAGAGATTTGCAAAGACATCACCATTCAGAAAGAAAAACCAAGCTGTGGGACTGCTGGTGACGGAGATGCTCAAACCTTGCTGACTGAGCAAATGGAGAATGAGAATACACTTCCTCAAACTTCAGTTAGCAATGGTGGAGAGTCAAGTGCAGAAAAGGAAATGGTCGATCTGAAAATtatttggaacaaaaacaaatatgATTTGAGAGTTCCATTGGATAGTACAGGTGCAAGTTTGAAAGAAAAGATTCACACACTCACAG GTCTCACTCCTGCTATGCAGAAAGTTATGCACAAAGGTCTGCTCCAAGAAGATAAAACTTTACGTGAAATTAAAGTGACAAATGGTGCAAAGATAATGGTAATCGGATCAACAATTAATGATGTTCTAGCGGTAAACACACCAAAGGAAGTGGTTCAACAAGAAGCCAAGGCTGAAGAGCCTAAAAAGGAACCCCTATGTAGGCAAAAG CAACACAGGAAAGTGTTAGACAAAGGAAAACCGGAAGATGTCATGCCATCCATTAAAGGTGTTAAG GAGCGTTTACCGAGTGTACCGTTATCTGGCATGTACAACAAGTCAAGTGGAAAAGTAAGGTTAACCTTCAAACTGGAGCAGGACCAGCTCTGGATTGGAACCAAGG agagaacagaaaaaaTCCCTATGGGCTCTATCAAAAATGTGATCACTGAACCTATTGAAGGACATGAAGACTATCACATGATG GCTTTTCAGCTGGGTCCGACTGAAGCTTCATACTATTGGGTTTACTGGGTGCCTACACAGTATGTTGATGCAATCAAAGATACAGTTCTTGGGAAGTGGCAGTATTTTTGA
- the ubfd1 gene encoding ubiquitin domain-containing protein UBFD1 isoform X1: MAARDGADSSGMETEICKDITIQKEKPSCGTAGDGDAQTLLTEQMENENTLPQTSVSNGGESSAEKEMVDLKIIWNKNKYDLRVPLDSTGASLKEKIHTLTGLTPAMQKVMHKGLLQEDKTLREIKVTNGAKIMVIGSTINDVLAVNTPKEVVQQEAKAEEPKKEPLCRQKQHRKVLDKGKPEDVMPSIKGVKERLPSVPLSGMYNKSSGKVRLTFKLEQDQLWIGTKERTEKIPMGSIKNVITEPIEGHEDYHMMAFQLGPTEASYYWVYWVPTQYVDAIKDTVLGKWQYF, from the exons ATGGCGGCTAGGGATG GGGCAGACAGTAGTGGAATGGAAACAGAGATTTGCAAAGACATCACCATTCAGAAAGAAAAACCAAGCTGTGGGACTGCTGGTGACGGAGATGCTCAAACCTTGCTGACTGAGCAAATGGAGAATGAGAATACACTTCCTCAAACTTCAGTTAGCAATGGTGGAGAGTCAAGTGCAGAAAAGGAAATGGTCGATCTGAAAATtatttggaacaaaaacaaatatgATTTGAGAGTTCCATTGGATAGTACAGGTGCAAGTTTGAAAGAAAAGATTCACACACTCACAG GTCTCACTCCTGCTATGCAGAAAGTTATGCACAAAGGTCTGCTCCAAGAAGATAAAACTTTACGTGAAATTAAAGTGACAAATGGTGCAAAGATAATGGTAATCGGATCAACAATTAATGATGTTCTAGCGGTAAACACACCAAAGGAAGTGGTTCAACAAGAAGCCAAGGCTGAAGAGCCTAAAAAGGAACCCCTATGTAGGCAAAAG CAACACAGGAAAGTGTTAGACAAAGGAAAACCGGAAGATGTCATGCCATCCATTAAAGGTGTTAAG GAGCGTTTACCGAGTGTACCGTTATCTGGCATGTACAACAAGTCAAGTGGAAAAGTAAGGTTAACCTTCAAACTGGAGCAGGACCAGCTCTGGATTGGAACCAAGG agagaacagaaaaaaTCCCTATGGGCTCTATCAAAAATGTGATCACTGAACCTATTGAAGGACATGAAGACTATCACATGATG GCTTTTCAGCTGGGTCCGACTGAAGCTTCATACTATTGGGTTTACTGGGTGCCTACACAGTATGTTGATGCAATCAAAGATACAGTTCTTGGGAAGTGGCAGTATTTTTGA